In the genome of Arachis stenosperma cultivar V10309 chromosome 2, arast.V10309.gnm1.PFL2, whole genome shotgun sequence, the window AATGCTTCAGTAGGTAAGTTTTGAAGCGAAATAGGACGCTGCCTTTTGTGCCCTGCTTTAAAAAAGGGAGTACTCTGATCCTTGAAAGTCACCTGAGTTGTTCCCAAAGAGCCAAGCGTGGATGGAGGATCTTTCTTTTCCTTAGGCCCCACCTTTGCATTTGATAAGGACTTCACCTTTGCATTTGATGAGGATCCAGCATGCATGTTATTAGACCCAAAAGAAAATTTCTTACTCACCAAATTGAAGCATATTTCTACATTGACTTTTTTTGGCACCACATTGTGGTCTTTACCTACTTTTTCCTTGCCTTTTTTACTAACTGTAACCCATTCACCCTCTTTTGCATGAGTATCCCTTTCTATACGTGAGTCTTGCAAATTATCATGCACAAGATCTGCTGCACCATGCTTCTCCATAATTGGAATTGATTTGGCATTAATTCCAAATTCAAaagttaaattttgattttttactGGGATTTGACTACCTTCTACCGTTTTCTCGTTGTTATCTACAGGAAAAAGTGACGGCAAATTTTTCTCCTTCACCGTGCTTTCCTTCCCAAtgccattgttgttcttttttGCACATTTTCTTGTTACATGCCCAAAGCAGCTACATTTTTCACAAATTAAATTCAAGTGCTCATATTCTATGTCATACATATGACCATcaacttgaattttttttataactggAAGTCCCAAGTTAATTTGCACACATGCTCTTGCATACTTTCCCCTCTCTGCAGACTTGGTGGCTAAGTCGATGCGGATCGGTTTGCCAACAGCTGACGCAATCATTTTCATGGCTCTCTCTTGATAATAGTTAATGTTTAAACCTGTGATTCTTATCCAAACCATGGTAGACCCAAAAGTGTTTTCACATGGTCTGAATGAAGAACTCCAAGAGAGAACTTTCTCTCTATCCTCCAAGAGATCAAATTTGACTAAGAAATAGCCAAAACCGACATCTAGTACCTCATATCCTCCTTTGGTTCTTCAGACGCCTTTAAGCCTGTGATTGCTGtatagaaaaattttttttcaagaacttTGATCACGATGGCATCTTTGTAGGGCTCTGCCAATATCTCTTTTGCTTCCTCAGTGAATGTCACAGTTGGTATCTTCGAATCGCCTTGCTTACCAACTACTGTAGCCATCTTATCCCGATCAAGAGAATCAACAATCTCCAAAGCTCTCCTTGCTGACCGCTGACTTTGAATCTTGTTACCATCTCCTTTAATCCCCTCCTTTTCACCTGATGCATGCTCCCCTCCTCCGCTCTCCCCCTTATTGCTTCTGCCAACATGACCGGCTACCTCGCTATGTGCCATCCTCGAAGACTCTCCCCCGCTCTCCCTCTCCCTAGTCTCCATTTCACGTACTCTCATGTACTCTCTCGTACTAGAATTTTCACTACCAATAAGTGTTAGTTGAATGGTATGAGTGATGTGCAAAAAAAATCCAGATTATGAATTTTAAATCCAATCTAAATCAAATCATTTGAGAAAAAGtcaattttaaacaaaaaaattcaaaccaaattacatcaattttatagtttaattttttaatttaaattatttaaccgATTTAAATCCGGATCCAGATCCGAATTAAGATCCAAGATTGGAAAAACCCTAATCTGAAGTCACAGAACCTCTTCCCGCTTGGTCTTCTCATCTTCTGACTCTTCTCATCATCTAAACTCAGCTACCGGCGCTTATTGTCTCCGCCGCACCAGAGCAGACAGCTGGCACTGCAGTTTCGTATCTTCTGCCGCCACCACAAGCGCGTCGCATCTCTGGTCGTAGCTTTCGCCTCTTTGGATCGTCGTCGCACTGCCGCTCTGTTCCGCGGTCCTTTGTTCTGCCGTCCGCCTTTTCTCGTCATGACCAACTCTGTTCTTCTCTGTTCTCTGGGTACCCTCGCCTTTTCTCAAGGTTCTTCTCTGTTCTCTGTTTCGCCGTCTTCTGTTCTTTGCATTTCCTTTATGGGTTCTACCGTTCTAAGGGTGTAGAGAATTTGAGTTTGCATCTGTGATATTAGTTTATGAATCAAGAATCCTTATGAATGGTTCAATAATGCTTAATTGCTTAGCTTTGTGAAATTAGTCAGAAATGATAAACGGGTAACATATATAGTTCCTGAAATAAGTAACTGTGGAGATATTTATATTGCTATAATGCCATGTTACTGATTGTTCTAGAATCTAGATtggtattattttttaaatgatcATCTAATTTATTTACTTTGCTTTAGTTATAGACTTATAGGTAGTATAGGAAAGTTATCACGTATAGCAAACGAAAAAAGAGGCATATGGTATGACTTGTACGAATAGGTAGCCAATAAAAAAATTGTCTATTAGTGAATGTTGAATAGACAAAAATAACCCTGGCAAAGCACTTGAAATGTCATAAATCTCCTGCTTAGAATGACAAATTGGCGGCGGCTAAAATCGAATGGCGAAACAGGGCTTCAGCTTGGAGACTTGTGTTGGGAAGTGGGGCTGAAATTGTTAGTTGTTTGTGGAAAAAAAGGAGTGAGTGTGTCGTCGCTTCTTCACTTGCGGTAAGTGGAGGCAAAGGTGAACAAATAAATTGCCTAGCCTCCATTGATCTTGTGTGCACGAATCAGTTGATTACCGTGTTAGGTGGTCAGATCTGGAAGTTTTGGAACATCTTATCTTCTCGGCTTTTGGTGATGTTAAAGACGAATGCGAAGCTATACAAGGTACGTCTGCGTTGATCTGTGTAATGGGGttataattgtgtttcttttgatggATTTGGTCGAATGCATTTAATAAGTGGAAGATTTGCATATCACAATAATTGAGTTTTTATATGTTCAAACTGTAAGAACAAAACATGATAGTGTGGAAGGGTAGAATGGAGATGGTGGATAGGGGAATGAAGTAGTGGGTTCTGAAAGGGTTTATTTTGGAGTTGGGGATAGAAGGTTTGTTGATTCATAATGTGTACGCAATTAGATTTTGGGATTTAATTTAGGATGGGCGATGGGATTTAAATGTTGTTGACCTAATACGATAGGTGGGATTTGTTTTTGTTAGGAATTATGACAGTTTGGTAGAGAGTGTTTTTGTGGTTTGTGACGGTTGTGAgatgttcatggtaagctagttgTTTAGACAATGAGGTGTTCTGCTGCAGCTATGGCAGTGCGAGTTGAGGTTGTTGAATTGTTGCTTATTTTCTTTATGGTGTGGTTGGTCCTTTAGGCGCATGAAGATAGTTGTGTTAACAACAGATTTTAGGCGCCTAAAAAAAGTTGTAGAGCAATATAGGAAGATTAGCATGCAGTAGTTATGTAGGCAGAAATCTTAGAGGCAGTGAATGAAAGTAGTTTGAGATTGCATTTGTGAATGTATGGAACGTGGAACCTTTTACTGAAACACTTATATAGTTTAGCTTGTGGCCATATGTATTTCTCAATTTCGGATCTTTATGTGTTTCCTTCATGCAGAAATTGACCCAAAGATTTCCTATCGCTATGTGCAGTGACGTAGAAAGCATGAATTGCGTGATATTATAAGAGATTGTAGTGCTGTTATGTGAGCAACAAAGACTTTTTATTATAAACATGGCTTCAAGCAGCAGATATGGCAATTTAAATAGGAACAATGTAGATGATTCTTTTGAAAATACGTGCGGAATTAATGGCGGTGACAGTGACAAAAAGGTATGATTACTTTATTGGTTTACGCCTAAGTTATGTTGTGGGGTATGATTCTCACTAATCTTGGCATTAGATTAATTTAGAGAATCCATGCTATGTGGATTAAGCTGGCCTGTGACTTTGATTATGTGCAGGTAAGCATGGGAGAAGACTCTGTATGAGAAAGGGGGCAGTGGCCTCATCAAATTATAACTTTtagtaacaaatttttttttatatagatatAGCCCTGTAAATTACATTACATAgctattgtattaaaaaaagaaaatagccTCGTTGTTAAATAATGGATGCAATTCCTTAATAATTTAGTGTAAGCCGATAAAATAAAATGTCCAAATATGTATTGTGTTGTTTTGAGAAAATATTGTAGCTGAATTGATTTAGAAAGTAAAATATAAATCCTATTATATTCCTAATGCATTCTTGTACTGAAAGAAGCATTTTTACTGTTGCAACTCAAGCAGCAGtaacttttacttttacttttttttgttgaattaaataaaataaatttaattttttgttagtcctgcttgatggtgtttttatatattttttatgtatttgaTCACTTACGGAGTTTAATAGTATTTATTATGTGTGTATGTAATTATATGttattttgtttagttttttttgttatttaaatattaaattataattttgtatTATTGATGTTACAATGTTAGTATTAtggttctaaattttaaatatcttattttaaattaaaatattacttttatatttgataaagATCATAGAGTGTAATATAATTTGTACTTTTTGCTAAATATATcatcaattataaaaaattatttggtCACTTGAATTATGGCCCCTAATTAATTAGTTTACGTTTGTCCATGCAGAAAAGATCATTGGACATTGGCATAGAGGAAGCGGACTTTGGAATAGAATATTTGGAACAGAAAACACTTTTCTTCTATACAAACAAAATATTtgtattcattttttaatttacacGTATATTAAAAATAGACAATTACTTTGAATCAAAGAAATAATAACACTTAATTTAATACTATTATCTCATATATAAAATATCATTcattcattaaaaattaattttatttaacaaaaatttttttacatccataatttttttatgaccacaaaaaataaaatacataattaatataaaatagttatGTTAATCAATACAGACAACTCTTTCTCTACTGTTGTATCAATCCTCAACATTTTATCTCTCcacattatttatttttcatcataAAAACGGGATTAATcgtaacaaaagaaaaaactaGAACAAAAAAAACATCAAATTACATATTCTAAGGACCGATAGACGAGACGAAACTGGGATTCTAACTGAACTTTCAAGCTTTCTTTGAATTCTGTGTACCAGCCACCGATTTTCTCTTTTCCAAAATAATAAGTGAGACTTCTCTAAAGAGAGTTGACCGGCAAAAAGCAGATCTTAGCTTAGGGCTTAGACTGACTTCCTTGAAAGATAGCTTGCTTGAAGCCTAAGACGGATAACTTCCATAGTGGAATTCCCGGATCTTACCGTACTTAACTAGTGAAATTTCCGTATTCTAGTCACCCTTTTCTCACTACTCTGGGATGAGCTCTGACTGGTAATAGTCTCATTGGCTTTAGAATAAGTTTCGAACAGATAGCCCGCCAGACGGGCATGCAACCTCAGACGCGCATTCCTTTCCCGTACCCGTAGCCCTTACTCCGGCTTACGTTCGAGCTACTACACTACGTAACCTATCCCGCTTTGTTAATTGTGTTAAGTATAACTGGGATTGTTGTAGAATGTAATCACAATGCACCATGGGAGTGGCAGTAGCTCCctgttgcattgcatgagttcGAAGCTGTTATTGCCTGTTGTAACTCTTTATATTACTCTCCTCTGGAGGGTGGTACTCTAGCCCAATCTATCTGGTATGGCTACCAGGTGGTTTTGCTTCTTTGTTGGTGATCCAACCCCTTCTGTGCCGGCTGAGACAGTAAATGATGGACATAGCTTAGTCAACAAAGCAGCCCTTGACCTTAACTTGGCTCCAGGATCTGTGTTTGGGAAGAGAACTCTCATTAATGACTTGGATGCGGCCAATAAGAAGCTCAAGACTCAAGATTCTTCTCAGACCTCATCCTTCTCGTCTGCCGATGCTACCTCAAAGATGTTGCTGTCTGGAATGGCTAAGGAAGCGGCCAACTTAAAGCTTCCCGCCTATGAGACCTAGTTGCTCGTATCGGCTATTACCTCCAAAGCTAGTCGCTCGTCTGCGCCTGCACCTACAGCAAAGGGAACTGAATGGAAGTCCCGGTACGCTCATTATTAAAGGTCTTACTTCTTTTAGAAGAACAGCCCTGTCAACTAGTTAGGCTTCTTAGTAAGCGTAGGACTGATACGAAAAAAAGATTATCCACTGTAAAATAGACTGACTGGCTCATTTGCTCTATGCCTTTCTTCCGCAATTGGATAAGCAAGGACTTTCATTTGATCTAATTTGATAGCTGGGAAATGGAAATCCTTATAGACCCTAAAATCAAAGCTTTCATCGATCTTAGGAGCTTAACCCATCGTCTGGCATCCCAATGATGGGGTTCTTCTATCTGTGGGAGCAACTAAGTTCAATTACAATCATTGAATTGAACCGGGACTCCCATTGTTATAAAGATATCGTACTCAGGGCGTAGAATAGAGATTTTGGCTTGCGATAAAGCTGATCGAACAACTAGGAATCCTATCTATCCACCTCTCCAGACACAATATCTTGAGTACCAAACTTCTTTATGAACTGAGTGCCATTTGATGAGTAACTGAGAAGTTGCAAACCCTTAGCTGCTCTTTTCTCGACTTGGCTTGCTTCATCAGGAAGGGCGAACTTGAAGAATGAGATGTGCTAGACCGGGGCTTCCCTTTCCTCGGCCACTAAGCGATAGACTTGAGACAGATAGCTTTAGCTGATCTGATCTGCAACTATCTTTTGACTTTGAAAACGGAGTAACCAACCGCCTTACCCGCCAAGATCCTCTGCAATAGGGGACTTGGGGTCCATGGTCAGATCAATAAATTCGACTTTTGGGCACCTTACGCACTGGTCTTCCAGACCGTATAACCTTTTTATGGACTTAAACTCCTTCCTCGGGAATAATGAATGATGAAAAAGCTACAGCCTACTAAGAAAGCAGTGGAAATGCTCCTTGGTGACTAGAAGGAATTCGATCACCAACCGGTCGTGGCACTTATTGGAATGGTGAAATCAAGGAGGAGAAGGAAGGCCAAAGAAAGAGCTTCGAATTTGCTACGACTTCTTCCCAAAAGCTTCGCATTAGCGACTACGTACCTGAAAAGAGTTCGATTTAGGAGAGTGAAAAGCTCttattcttcttccttttctttcatCAGCAGAGAGTTCAAAAAGAGAGGAGCATGAAGATAGTTCAGTTCTTGATGCTCTTCGAGAATCTGATGCTTCAACCTGGCTTCCCAACTTCTACTCCTATAAGAGGTTAAAAGAAACTCGACTGAGTTGGAGAGGAGAGAATGGCCACTCATTAAAGGCTTTCTCCGCGCCGCGGTAAGAGTATCGGCAGAAGAAACGGGTGTAAGGGCTCAATAAAGTCGAAGAGGAGCAAAGAGCAGCTACAGCAACTCAAAAGAAGGGTTCCTACGCTTCAGCTCTATGAGCGAAAGACACTATTCTAGTAGTGGAAAAAACCTCTCTTCTTCTATTAGTAGAGTGGATTCCTATTTTCGATTGACTTTCTTACTTCCTATCCCTGTCGAAAAAGTGAGCTCTTTCCTTCCTCTCCACTCGAAGTAGATTGAGTGACTCCTGCCCTTATAGGTAGTTTAGCCGTAAAAAGTCTTTATTTGTTGAGTGTTGAAACTTCTTCCGCTCCTAGACCTTTAGAATAGGTTTCCGGAAAAGAAGTTCTTCGGGGAAACTCTCTAGTGCCAACGGTGGATCCGGTGCCACATATGATTCTATTATCACTTCCGATAGGCAGGAACGAGATCCCTCCTGCTACCCAAAAGGGTAGACCAAAAGCACTGAAATGAATATGAGAAATGTGGCCTACCTATAGCCTATAGCTATAGAAGGAATCTTTCGTTACTAGAACCCCTTACTAGTGACTGTAAGCGAAATGTATTTAGTGAACGCCTGGTCCTCTCGAACCAGATAAACACTAACCTGGGGATACTGAGttcaatatttttatgtatagcTCTGTAATCTCTATCTAAATGACTAAGTCTTCCAGTGGTCTCTCTCCTACCCAAAACCATCCCTTCCAGCGTTAGCGCACTAGATCCCAATCTTTTTTGCAGTTCTTAGAGAACCAAAACACCGCAATGTTGCAAGCTATTTTAGCTTGTCCCAACCAACCCCTTCTATCAATCAATGCACACAAATATGCTTGCTTGGACAGACACAAACATATGCTTGCCCCTACACCTTCCTATACCGGAAACCACTATGTCTCCATAGAGGTTCTTAGTCTATATGCCGAGACTAGCAACTGAGAAGGAGACAGATTCCGTTAGACCACTAAGTGAAAAAATGAAATTGTTACTTTACTTTAGATCTTTCGCTAAAGACGAGCTATTTTTTATCCCGAGATCAGAATCAGAAGGAAAGGCCAGACAGAAGAGGGAGAAATTCTTGATGACAGCAGTCCTTTCACAAGCCCAATCTTACTTTCTCGACTGTTGTATCAATCCTCAACATTTTATCTCTCcacattatttatttttcatcataAAAAGGGATTAATcgtaacaaaagaaaaaactagaacaaaaaaaaaatacaaattacatattttaaaaaatgattaGATAACATCATTTTTTCTCTAATCAGCCCAACATCAGGCCTGTAtgtctataaaaaaaaaattttcaactgAGCCCAACAACAAGAAGCTAGGCGGCTCCAACAAATGCAACACCAACTCTAGCCTACATTATATCCAGCTCTTGAATCCAGTCAATTCACATGAGTGCCACAATGAATTATCATACCAAACGGTTGATTCTGTATCATAAATCCTACACGCTCTATTCTACATTATTAACCAACGCCTCCATCTGAACCATcaacatattttaatttatatctaCACGATTCACATGCTTGCCATACCAAATTCCGTCTTCGTACGTTGCCATACGAGAATACCTTCCGTTAGGTATAGGAAAGTTATCTTCTATACACGGATGATCTAATTTTATTGCATTTGAATGATGACTCTGCTATTATTATTTGTAAATATAGTTcctaataattttgaaaagttatcaaagtaaacTTTACTGCTATCTCCAAGAACCTTATTTGTAAATATAGACCCTCCATTATTCCCATGATCCTTGCTCTCTATGATCTTTGGATTTGGAGCGTTTATTTGACGCCAACTGTTTAATAACTTTGATTCCTATAGCACAAGAAATTCCATGGTTTTACTTCTTTCTTAAGTGTGTTGCCAATAATTGAATTACATGTTGTCTTTGCTTGTAAATTTTATTGTATCAAATGATTGAATGAGAGTAAATTGTGGAATCTGAGGCCTATTTTGTGTCCATTTTCATTTCAGTGTTGATtaagttttcttttaattttggaCAATTTCATTATGCGATTACCCAATTTACTAACAGAACATTTTAATCTAGGCAGAACTTTGTCACATAAATTGATTGCTACCCAATTTAGCTTGTTGGATAAGTTtgtgttaattttaatatgtttgACATCAAATTTGAGTTATATACATTGCTTTATATGTAGAACAAAATAACTGATAATGGTATTATTGAAGTAGCAGAGATATCTACTACAGAGATGTCTACTACTGCTAGTTCAAAAAGACTTTAGTattaattttactttaaaaaaaaaatatgatttgaaaattgaatttttaaaaattgattaaaaagtctagtttgaaaattgaatttctaaaaattgattttaaaactGGATTTTTGGTTAAAATATCTGGTTTTAAGGTTAAAAATATGGTTTTAAAATTGGATTTACAAAAAAAATCGAATTCAAAACTGGTTTGTATATAAAATTGGTTTAAAATTGGTTTTACTTTTTTAAACCAATTTAAAAtcgatttttctttttaatctgGTTCCAATTTAGTTTTATAAACCCCAAAACTGGTTCTAAAGTGGAtgtagtttaaatttttaaaaatacaaatcaTGCCCACTCCTGTTTATATTGATTTATCACTTCTAGAAAcctaaataatttttcttttccacaggcttatcatattattattagatattaCAGGTTCGACGCCCAAACTAGGCCCAATATTGAGCACCTGACACCTAAACTGAAAAAAAGGTCAGGCTCAGACCATCGATGCTGTCTTGCCTTACTTCTCCGCTCCGACCGCTGTGCTCCTCCTGCATCAAGGTTGTCTTCCGTGTTGGCTCCTCCCTTGATATACACGaaccaagaacaaggaaatccAATTGCCTTGCTAGCTACAGTGGAGGGAATATAATTTCAATTGGGGTTAGAGGAGGTAGTGGGCTACGGGATCATTGTTTCTGGGCTTGGGTTTGGTTCGGGTTGGTTTTTCCGAACCGGCCACGTCCAAAAACAAAACTGGAAAAAAGGTCACGAACAAAAATAAAAGCTTACTAGCTCCCCTGaccaccaaaaaaaaaaagaaagcttaCTAGCTCCGACCACATGCTCCATCTCCCAGTACGGCGGTTCCCACCATTTCCACTGTCGACCATTCTTAACGGGGATGCGCGCCATTGTCATCTCTTCGGAGATAATTTCTCATCTTAAGCGACTGCCACACCGCTTCAACGCAACCTTCTCCTTCTCGTCGGAGACTTCACCGCTGGTGGCGTTAGGGGACGACAGAGAATCCACTTACTCTGACGTGCCGAAGCCTTGCCGGAGGAAATCACAGAGGAAGCCGTATGTGACGCCGATGAAGGTGCTGATAGAGAGGGCGAAGAAGGAGAGAGAAGCGCGTAAGGCACAGCCATGTAGGGTTCTGGAGGAACCACCGGATAACGGGTTGCTGGTTCCGGAACTTGTTGAGGTGTCTCACCGAGTATATCTAGCTCGAAATTCACTCGTATCTGGTCTGAGTCAACTCGTCCGAGTCATTCCCGTGCTGCGCTGCGAGTAAGTTGCTATGCATATTTGATCTTTATGTTGATTCTGAAATTTCTAAGCTAGAAAATTTGGCAAATGTTGCAAAATTGAGGAACCAGTTAATTAGGTTTCTGTTAAAACTGATTTTTGATGCAGTaagagtttaaatttttttcccttttacATAATATTCAATCTTCAAACTTTGGTTATGGATTGTGAAGAACTTATGGtaatgatatatttttctgaTTGCCCTAAAGTGGAGAACACGTTGCACTTGCTGACATTGAGCGAATAAGTTAGGAAGTGTATATTTTTGTCTGGATTTTCACTGTGTGATGGATATGTTATAAGGAAATTATGTATTTTGAGTTGCATTCTAGGCTTTCTGGTTGTTATCATTTAACATTTAGAGAGATGGAGAGAGAAAAAAGAGtgtgatttattattattattgatggTGTTGTGGTCTTATGGATTGTATGTGcttctttatttattaatttttttcttcgtCCGAACTAGACTTCACTTTTACTGGTTTCTCCATATCAGGTTATGCAATGAGGTTCACATTGGTTATGTTGGTCATGAAATTCGAACATGTACTGGACCAAGGAGTGGTTCCAGGAGCGCAATGCATGTTTGGAGAAGGGGAGGGGCACGAGATGTGGTCTTCTTCCCAAAATGCTTTCATCTTTATGACCGTGTTGGTAAGCCAAGAGTCGGACATGATGAGAGGTTCAGTGTCCCTCGCATCCCTGCCATTGTTGAACTCTGTATACAGGCCGGTGTAGATCTTGTAAAGTATCCCACAAAAAGGAGAACGAAACCCGTATACTGTATTGAGGGAAGAATTGTTGATTTTGAATCAGTTGCAGAagatattgaaaataaaataaaactttctTCTGAAAATATCAAAGCTCTTCCCAATGCATCTCCTGTGCTGGCAAGGCATGTAGAGAATTTCCCAAATTTAGTGATGAACAATAGCAATctggattggttgagtgaggaAGAACGGAACAAAGTAAGGGTTTTAAGTAGTCATACCCTAGAGGCATGGTTTGAGATGATATCAGGTGCAAAGAAGATGATGGAGAAGTACAGTGTGCATACTTGTGGATATTGTCCCGAGGTCCAGGTTGGTCCGAAGGGACATAAGTTGAGAATGTGCAAGGCTTCAAAGCATCAGTCTCGGAATGGTTTACACGCGTGGCAAGAGGCAACAATAGATGATCTTGTGGGTCCGAATTATGTCTGGCATGTCGACGATCTGAATGGATCTCCTCTGAATAACAATTTGAAGAGATATTATGGCAAGGCTCCGGCTGTGGTGGAACTCTGTGTGCATGGAGGGGCTCATATTCCAAATCTGTATAAGAGCATGATGAGATTAGATGTTGTCTCCCCAGATCGGGACGAAGTTGACCTTGTTGCCTGATACATCATAACCCCCTTTGAAGTTAGAcgatatattttcaatcaagaTTTGAAATTCAATCAGATAAGATCTTGGAGTATTGAGTTTGATCAAAGCTGAGATTTGGTCCCCGTTGCTATTTTTTCTGTTGTGACTTCTATAGGTCAAAATTCTTGATCTTCATACATAATAAATGAGTTACCAGCATATTCTATCTTCGGAAAAAGATACATAGCTTAAAGGGAGGTATAACAGATATAAGATACTTCATTATCATGTTGTGGGTCTCAAATTGGTATGCTTTCAGGTCATCAAACTCTGCAGTTTTTTGTGTAAAAAGTGTTGACTATCGACACTGGAATTGATACTAATGAAAGACCAAAGAGCATGTGGTCCAAACTTCAATGCACATAAATGAAGATTC includes:
- the LOC130960553 gene encoding APO protein 3, mitochondrial → MRAIVISSEIISHLKRLPHRFNATFSFSSETSPLVALGDDRESTYSDVPKPCRRKSQRKPYVTPMKVLIERAKKEREARKAQPCRVLEEPPDNGLLVPELVEVSHRVYLARNSLVSGLSQLVRVIPVLRCELCNEVHIGYVGHEIRTCTGPRSGSRSAMHVWRRGGARDVVFFPKCFHLYDRVGKPRVGHDERFSVPRIPAIVELCIQAGVDLVKYPTKRRTKPVYCIEGRIVDFESVAEDIENKIKLSSENIKALPNASPVLARHVENFPNLVMNNSNLDWLSEEERNKVRVLSSHTLEAWFEMISGAKKMMEKYSVHTCGYCPEVQVGPKGHKLRMCKASKHQSRNGLHAWQEATIDDLVGPNYVWHVDDLNGSPLNNNLKRYYGKAPAVVELCVHGGAHIPNLYKSMMRLDVVSPDRDEVDLVA